A portion of the Vulpes vulpes isolate BD-2025 chromosome 5, VulVul3, whole genome shotgun sequence genome contains these proteins:
- the SPDYC gene encoding speedy protein C, with amino-acid sequence MSDTQDFATFPVVATQVKLGGWSHQGGGSGSVHPRRHQELQAFLNLLEHSFLQEFLSRDPCFQISDKYLLAMVLVYFRRANLKLSEYTHSNLFLALFLANDMEEDLEDPKCVIFLWALGKDWRCRVADFLHQRDKLWARMGFRAMVSRQCCEEVMAKEPSHWAWTRERRPHHGGAQRGCTKPRVALPGGPGLSPPACSLCSLPSSHSHCSHQPHPLPVLFKCPSPNPERHCPDPQACLSVAGDPLGRGFLIILPPQLQLEPGTYTLYILPKPPPCPGH; translated from the exons ATGAGTGACACTCAAGACTTTGCCACTTTCCCAGTGGTTGCCACCCAGGTGAAGCTGGGGGGCTGGAGCCATCAAGGTGGGGGTAGTGGATCTGTTCATCCACGCCGGCACCAGGAGCTCCAGGCTTTTCTCAACCTTCTGG AGCACAGTTTCCTCCAGGAATTCCTCTCCAGAGATCCCTGTTTCCAGATTTCGGATAAG TATCTCTTGGCCATGGTGCTGGTCTACTTTCGGCGTGCCAACCTGAAGCTCAGCGAGTACACCCATAGCAACTTGTTCTTGGCCCT GTTTCTTGCAAATGACATGGAGGAGGATCTTGAGGACCCTAAATGTGTGATTTTCCTGTGGGCCCTGGGAAAAGATTGGCGTTGTCGGGTAGCAGACTTCCTACATCAAAGGGATAAGCTGTGGGCCCGGATGGGCTTCCGGGCCATGGTGAGCCGCCAGTGCTGTGAGGAG GTCATGGCCAAGGAGCCGTCCCACTGGGCCTGGACTCGAGAGCGGCGTCCCCACCACGGTGGGGCTCAGAGGGGCTGCACAAAACCCCGAGttgccctccccgggggccccgGCCTCTCACCACCTGCCTGTTCCCTCTGTAGTTTGCCCTCTTCCCACAGCCACTGCAGCCACCAGCCCCACCCCTTGCCTGTCTTGTTCAAGTGTCCTTCCCCAAACCCTGAGCGACACTGCCCTGACCCGCAAGCTTGTCTTTCGGTGGCTGGAGACCCCTTGGGGAGGGGCTTCCTCATCATCCTGCCTCCCCAACTGCAACTAGAGCCAGGCACCTACACTCTCTATA TCCTCCCGAAGCCTCCACCATGCCCTGGGCACTGA